The region TGGAAAGAATGCTAGAGAAATCAACCAATGACCAAACACATGTTGTGATGGTTCAGATACTAATGATGCACTGCTTCTCATCGGAAAATTGTGTGTTCAATTATCGTTATCGATGTAAAAATTGTGTTAATGAGTGATTTGGAAGCACATTAATTTGTAAGTAGTCTATAGTCTATGAAACATGCTTTGATCCATGATGGTGAGGGAAACTAAACGCACCCAAACTTTTATTCATGAAAAAAGTAATTCAAACCAATGGTACTCCAGTAATTCTCTTGACAAATGACGTGCCAATGTGACACCATAAATATAGTTGGGACTTGAGTTTGAGAAGAaagaaattatataaaattagtACTGCATCAAAGCTTCCTTCATCACTAGAACATTTCTAATTAAGTTGTAGCCCTCCGCCAGCTTTAGTGGACCTTCCTCCAATCCATTCCATTACTTCCCTTTCCAACTCTCCCTCCCTTATCCAACCAAAAAGCCATTGATTGCTAGGATGTCAAGTCTAAGGCTAGGAAAGAAGCTTCAACCTGCTAAGAGAGCATGGAAGAGCTTCTCCACCAGACTGCAATCAAGAGTACACAAGGTCAACATTCCTAAAGCCATCAAATCCACCTATAAACAGCTCCTTGTGACCTTGCATTCCCTCACTTCTAGAACAACACCACATGCTGCTTCTAACCACCATGTTCATAGGCATAGCAAAAAGAACATCCCTGCTGTACGCATCGATGACCTCTTTGCTGAGCATGCTTCTTCTTCCATCCATCTGGATGCCAACAAGGGCCATCATGCAAGAGGGGAAACAAGCAGAGGGAAAGAGGTAGCGCCGGTTGGCATggaagaggatgaggaagacATGGGAGGTGGGAGCAGTGGTATAGAAACTATTGAGGATGCATGGAAGATTGTAGTTGCTAAGTCACCTAAGCTGCAGGTAGATGAGAAAACAAGGGAGTCTAAGTCACCTCAGCTTCAGGTGGATGAGAAAGCAGAGGAGTTCATCTCCAAGTTTCATCAAGATATGAGGATTCAGAAAGAGAGGTCTCTGCTGGAATCACAGGAAAGGCTAGATCGAAATGGCTGAAAGAAACTTGATTCCCACTATCTATTCTCTCTACCACATCGTATGTGATTCATAGTAACATGGTACATGGTTGATTGGGATTGCTTTTCTAGTGCTTCATCTTGGGTTATCACATGGAGTGGATTTGCAAGGAAGTTATGACAAGATATCTTGGATTTTTTTAAGGAATTATTTTTCCTTTGCCtggttttaaatttaattcttcATTCTTAGCTCACAGGAAATACTCAATTGTGGATTTATTTTACTCTGATCAACTCAGTTTGTAAACAATGTAATATAAGTCAGAAAGAGCATTATTGTTCTTGTTTTTCAGTGTGCAACACAATGTGTTTCATCCATTTATTAGGTGTATGTTTGACATTCTGTTTGACTCAACAATTTGGTTTGCCGTTTGACTCAACGCAAAGTTCAACCGAAATCCAAGTACATATTTTACCTTTTCCTCAAAATATAGTTGCAGATTAGGACTTTCACTTAATATCTGTAGACAAATAGTAAGCAGGAGTTTATAGACCTCACAAAGAAAATATCTTAATTGAAGACTAAATGGGGTTGGGGAAGCCACAATCTAAAAGGATCCTTTACAAGCAATATACATTCTAGGGTGGCGCTTGCTGGTGCTTCCAACCCATGGACCAAAGATATGCACAGTCCTATCCCagtaacaaaagaaagaaaaagacagCTAATGCAGAAAATCTTTCATGGGATCATCATGATGAATCTTTTTCACGCGATATGCCTCCATCTCTTCAGGAGTGACCTGCAAAAAGCATTATAGTGTCAACACAATCTTGATCTTCCCAACATAATTGATGTGTTATGAATTACATTACAGGTGAACAAAATTGCTAAACAAAAACACTACCTCATCATTCCATCTAACATTATACTTGCGTTTCCTTTCATCTTTTTCCTCCCTCTTCCTTTCATCCTCCTGATCAAACAGAAATGGTTTGTTTAACAAATTAAGATAACCAAATGATTATTCATATCCGACATATCTTCGAACTGTAAAGCTCCAAATTAGGCAATGTAGTGATTCACAATTTCACATGATATCtaaataagaaatgaatattcgaaaggaaaaagaaaattggaaaaaaaataataataaaaagttACCTTTCTAAGGGCCTCATCAAGTTTTTTCTGGTCCAGGACCAGATCATCAGGTACATCAGTTCCCCAAGTAGCAAGCCTTTTTTCCTCTGCTGGAGCAGGAGTATCTGCATTTTGTTGAAATGAAACACATGCAATGAGAAATTGATGATACAAGCAGTTGTTATTATTCTTATATCAGATTAGATCATACAATATGGAAAGCACATAAATAGTCAACA is a window of Lotus japonicus ecotype B-129 chromosome 5, LjGifu_v1.2 DNA encoding:
- the LOC130718211 gene encoding uncharacterized protein LOC130718211, yielding MSSLRLGKKLQPAKRAWKSFSTRLQSRVHKVNIPKAIKSTYKQLLVTLHSLTSRTTPHAASNHHVHRHSKKNIPAVRIDDLFAEHASSSIHLDANKGHHARGETSRGKEVAPVGMEEDEEDMGGGSSGIETIEDAWKIVVAKSPKLQVDEKTRESKSPQLQVDEKAEEFISKFHQDMRIQKERSLLESQERLDRNG